The following are encoded in a window of Pseudomonas graminis genomic DNA:
- the gcvT gene encoding glycine cleavage system aminomethyltransferase GcvT: MGQRTPLFDLHLALGAKLVDFGGWDMPLHYGSQVEEHHQVRRDCGIFDVSHMHVLDVSGSQAKLWLQHLLANDVGRLQQTGQALYSAMLDTQGGIVDDMIVYLTDEGYRLVVNAATGDKDLAWMNANVAGYDVRVKHRSELAMLAIQGPNARQKIGELVNQERTALIHTLRPFEGQQEGDWFIARTGYTGEDGLEIILPATEACSFFNDMVGAGISPIGLGARDTLRLEAGMNLYGQEIDEQVSPLISNMAWTVAWIPEDRKFIGRAALEAERARGIASRLVGLVLEERGVLRAHQVVRIAEVGEGEITSGSFSPTLSKSIALARVPMATADRAEVEIRGKWYPVRVVRPAFVRHGKALI, from the coding sequence CACTACGGATCGCAGGTCGAGGAGCACCATCAGGTGCGCCGGGATTGCGGGATTTTCGACGTGTCCCACATGCATGTGCTCGACGTATCTGGCAGCCAGGCCAAGCTTTGGCTGCAACATCTGCTGGCCAACGACGTCGGCAGGTTGCAACAGACCGGGCAGGCGCTCTACAGCGCGATGCTGGACACTCAGGGCGGTATCGTCGACGACATGATCGTCTACCTGACCGACGAGGGTTATCGCCTGGTGGTCAACGCAGCCACCGGCGATAAGGATCTGGCCTGGATGAACGCCAACGTTGCCGGCTACGACGTGCGCGTCAAACACCGCTCGGAACTGGCGATGCTTGCCATTCAGGGGCCAAACGCCCGGCAGAAGATCGGCGAACTGGTTAATCAGGAACGCACTGCGCTTATCCACACCCTCAGGCCCTTCGAAGGCCAGCAAGAGGGCGACTGGTTCATTGCCCGCACAGGTTATACCGGTGAAGACGGCCTGGAGATCATCCTGCCCGCCACCGAAGCCTGCAGTTTTTTCAACGACATGGTCGGTGCCGGCATCTCGCCGATCGGTCTGGGCGCCCGCGATACGCTGCGGCTGGAAGCGGGCATGAATCTGTACGGTCAGGAAATCGACGAGCAGGTTTCGCCCCTGATCTCCAATATGGCCTGGACGGTCGCGTGGATACCTGAAGACCGTAAGTTCATCGGGCGCGCTGCACTCGAAGCAGAGCGAGCGCGAGGCATCGCCTCAAGGCTTGTAGGGCTGGTCCTGGAAGAGCGCGGCGTTTTGCGTGCTCATCAGGTCGTCCGAATAGCGGAAGTTGGCGAAGGAGAGATCACCAGTGGTAGTTTCTCTCCTACGCTAAGCAAGTCGATCGCGCTGGCGCGAGTGCCGATGGCTACCGCTGACCGTGCCGAGGTGGAAATCCGGGGCAAGTGGTACCCGGTCCGAGTGGTTCGACCCGCATTCGTGCGGCACGGCAAGGCCTTGATATAA
- the gcvH gene encoding glycine cleavage system protein GcvH, producing the protein MSTIPAELRFAESHEWAKQEGDLIVVGISDHAQEALGDVVFVELPEVGKVFAAPGDQAGVVESVKAASDIYSPVAGEVVEVNEALADGPEALNEAPYASWIFKVKPANTEDLGKLLDAAGYKALIGE; encoded by the coding sequence ATGAGCACTATTCCCGCCGAACTGCGTTTTGCCGAGAGCCACGAGTGGGCCAAGCAAGAGGGTGATCTGATCGTTGTCGGTATTTCCGATCATGCGCAGGAAGCGCTGGGTGACGTGGTGTTCGTCGAGCTGCCTGAGGTGGGTAAGGTTTTCGCGGCCCCAGGTGATCAGGCCGGTGTCGTCGAGTCGGTAAAGGCTGCCTCTGACATCTACTCGCCCGTGGCGGGCGAAGTCGTCGAAGTCAACGAGGCGCTGGCTGATGGCCCAGAGGCATTGAACGAGGCGCCATACGCGTCGTGGATCTTCAAGGTCAAGCCAGCCAATACCGAAGACCTGGGCAAGCTGCTCGACGCAGCGGGCTACAAGGCACTGATCGGCGAATAA
- a CDS encoding DUF2388 domain-containing protein, which translates to MRLKLAVATLALLSLPVGSAMADGFLRDVLSSGATTGSTYLTFRHHKLIVAAQDDAGSFVASNGEIRGPYLEAAMDQVRKDNPALKASDMDLANAILAKNLVAEQ; encoded by the coding sequence ATGCGTCTCAAACTTGCTGTAGCCACGTTAGCTTTGCTTTCCCTGCCGGTCGGTTCAGCGATGGCTGACGGTTTTCTGCGGGACGTGCTGTCGTCTGGTGCCACAACCGGTTCCACCTACCTTACCTTCCGTCACCACAAGCTGATCGTCGCCGCACAAGACGACGCTGGCAGCTTCGTCGCCAGCAACGGCGAAATCCGCGGCCCATACCTGGAAGCAGCCATGGATCAGGTGCGCAAAGACAATCCGGCCCTGAAGGCATCGGACATGGACCTGGCAAACGCCATCCTGGCGAAGAATCTGGTTGCCGAGCAATAA
- a CDS encoding glucose 1-dehydrogenase: protein MAVLESFRLDGRVALITGSSAGIGLAIARGLAEAGATVVLNGRNAETLQSAAQALIAEGHAVHTQSFDVTDSKAVAVAVQDIEERVGPLEILVNNAGIQRRGPLAEFAEADWHELMRTNLDSAFFVGQAVARCMIPRGRGRIINICSVQSELGRPGIAPYTASKGALKMLTKGMAIDWGPFGLNVNGIGPGYFKTELNAALVANTEFSDWLVQRTPSRRWGEVSELAGAAVFLASDAASFVNGHILYVDGAITASL from the coding sequence ATGGCTGTTCTGGAAAGTTTTCGTCTCGACGGCAGGGTGGCGCTGATCACCGGCTCCAGCGCAGGCATTGGTCTGGCGATTGCCCGGGGCCTGGCGGAAGCGGGCGCCACGGTCGTGCTCAACGGCCGAAATGCCGAGACGCTGCAATCGGCCGCCCAAGCCCTGATCGCGGAGGGTCATGCAGTTCACACGCAGAGTTTTGATGTGACGGACAGCAAGGCGGTCGCCGTTGCGGTTCAGGACATCGAAGAACGCGTCGGACCGCTGGAAATCCTGGTCAACAACGCCGGCATCCAACGGCGCGGGCCGCTGGCGGAGTTCGCCGAGGCGGACTGGCACGAGCTGATGCGCACCAACCTCGACAGCGCGTTCTTCGTCGGCCAGGCCGTCGCGCGCTGCATGATCCCCCGTGGACGCGGGCGCATCATCAACATCTGTTCCGTGCAAAGCGAGCTGGGCCGGCCGGGTATCGCGCCGTACACCGCGAGCAAAGGCGCGCTGAAGATGCTGACCAAGGGCATGGCGATCGACTGGGGCCCGTTCGGTCTCAACGTCAACGGAATCGGACCGGGATACTTCAAGACCGAGCTGAACGCTGCGCTGGTCGCCAATACCGAATTCAGCGACTGGCTGGTGCAGCGCACGCCGAGCCGTCGTTGGGGCGAAGTGTCGGAGCTGGCGGGCGCGGCGGTGTTTCTGGCCTCGGACGCAGCCAGCTTCGTCAATGGCCATATTCTTTACGTCGACGGTGCCATTACGGCATCGCTGTAA
- a CDS encoding L-idonate 5-dehydrogenase — MQAIVCHAAKDLRVEPGNEALPLSAGQLRVRVARGGICGSDLHYYQHGGFGAVRLKEPMVLGHEISAVIEEVGDAQSAFSVGQRISVSPSRPCGDCKYCHEGLLNHCLNMRFYGSAMPFPHIQGAFREHLVIESNQAHVLAPTATLAEGALAEPLSVGLHAIQRAGGVFGKRVLVTGCGPIGNLLIGSLRAAGALQIIAADLSDSALACARRMGASETHNLRDEPEALARYTADKGYFDVMFEASGSAQALRDGLTCMRPRGVVVTVGLGGDVAIPLNLVVGKEIDLRGTFRFHPEFAQAVDLLNRKVIDVTPVISHTLAFQDAVQAFELAGDKQQAMKVVLDFGVPDQ, encoded by the coding sequence ATGCAAGCGATTGTCTGCCACGCCGCGAAAGACCTGCGTGTCGAGCCCGGCAACGAAGCACTGCCCCTGTCTGCCGGACAGTTGCGCGTACGCGTTGCTCGCGGCGGTATCTGCGGCTCGGATCTTCACTACTACCAGCACGGCGGATTCGGTGCCGTTCGGCTGAAAGAGCCGATGGTCCTTGGCCATGAAATTTCGGCAGTCATCGAGGAAGTCGGCGACGCCCAGAGCGCTTTCAGCGTCGGGCAACGGATTTCCGTGTCGCCGTCACGGCCGTGCGGAGACTGCAAATACTGTCACGAAGGCCTGCTCAACCATTGCCTGAACATGCGTTTTTACGGCAGCGCGATGCCGTTTCCGCACATTCAGGGCGCCTTCCGGGAGCACTTGGTGATCGAATCGAACCAGGCCCATGTGCTGGCGCCGACCGCGACGCTGGCTGAAGGCGCCCTGGCCGAGCCCCTGTCGGTCGGGCTTCACGCGATCCAGCGCGCCGGCGGCGTGTTCGGCAAGCGCGTCCTGGTGACCGGCTGCGGCCCGATAGGCAACTTGCTAATCGGCAGTCTGCGCGCGGCGGGTGCGTTGCAGATTATTGCCGCAGATCTGAGCGACAGCGCGTTGGCCTGCGCGCGCCGCATGGGTGCCAGCGAAACCCACAATCTGCGCGACGAGCCCGAAGCACTGGCGCGCTATACCGCCGACAAGGGTTATTTCGACGTGATGTTCGAGGCCTCCGGCAGTGCGCAAGCCCTGCGCGATGGCCTGACCTGCATGCGACCGCGTGGGGTTGTGGTGACAGTCGGGCTCGGTGGCGATGTGGCAATTCCGCTGAACCTAGTGGTGGGCAAGGAAATCGACCTGCGCGGTACCTTTCGCTTCCATCCCGAATTCGCCCAGGCGGTGGACTTGCTCAATCGCAAGGTGATCGACGTGACCCCGGTGATCTCCCACACCCTCGCGTTTCAGGACGCGGTCCAGGCGTTCGAGCTGGCCGGGGACAAGCAGCAAGCGATGAAAGTCGTGCTGGATTTCGGGGTGCCGGACCAGTAA
- a CDS encoding GspE/PulE family protein — MSVLASSSQDRWLDLNEVLRDLVAQGYLDQDNAEYALTLRRAAQNLHAHPLELIATQQFDNHKRPGKKLDLETLTAWLAEQSGQPYLRIDPLKINVAAVTPLMSYAFAQRHKILAVDVDRDAVTIASAQPYVNAWEADLTHVLKMPIKRVVANPVDVQKLAVEFYRLAKSVSGASASDQKISNMGNFEQLLKLGASDQEPDANDAHIVNIVDWLFQYAYQQRASDIHIEPRREAGTVRFRIDGVLHNVYQFPPQVAMAVTSRLKSLGRMNVAEKRKPQDGRVKTKTPDGGEVELRLSTLPTAFGEKMVMRIFDPEVLLKDFDQLGFSGDDLRRWEGMTRQPNGIILVTGPTGSGKTTTLYTTLKMLATSEVNLCTIEDPIEMVEPAFNQMQVQHNIDLTFASGVRALMRQDPDIIMIGEIRDLETAEMAIQAALTGHLVLSTLHTNDAPSAISRLLELGVPHYLLKATILGVMAQRLVRTLCPHCKAPIEMDEVDWQTLTRPWQAPVPTGAHRAVGCAECRDTGYRGRAGVYEIMLMSDAVKSLITADLDLTALRRQGFKDGMRSLRLSGAQKVAAGLTTVEEVLRVTPQSEQR, encoded by the coding sequence ATGTCCGTCCTCGCCTCATCATCTCAGGACCGCTGGCTGGATCTGAACGAAGTACTGCGTGACCTCGTCGCGCAGGGATACCTCGATCAGGACAACGCCGAATATGCGCTCACGCTGCGCCGAGCCGCGCAGAACCTCCACGCCCACCCGCTCGAACTCATCGCCACCCAGCAGTTCGACAACCACAAGCGGCCCGGCAAGAAACTAGACCTCGAAACCCTGACCGCCTGGCTGGCGGAGCAATCGGGCCAGCCCTATCTGCGCATTGACCCGCTGAAGATCAACGTCGCCGCCGTGACCCCGTTGATGTCCTACGCCTTCGCCCAACGCCACAAGATTCTTGCGGTGGACGTTGATCGCGACGCAGTGACCATCGCCAGCGCGCAACCGTACGTGAATGCGTGGGAAGCCGACCTCACCCACGTGCTGAAGATGCCGATCAAGCGCGTCGTCGCCAATCCCGTTGACGTACAGAAACTGGCCGTCGAGTTTTACCGGCTGGCGAAATCGGTCAGCGGCGCGAGTGCCAGCGATCAGAAAATCAGCAACATGGGCAACTTTGAACAGTTGCTCAAGCTCGGCGCCAGCGATCAAGAGCCGGACGCCAACGACGCGCACATCGTCAATATTGTCGACTGGCTGTTCCAGTACGCCTATCAGCAGCGGGCGAGCGATATTCACATCGAGCCCCGCCGCGAGGCCGGTACCGTACGCTTCCGCATCGACGGCGTGCTGCACAACGTTTATCAATTCCCGCCCCAGGTGGCGATGGCCGTGACCAGCCGCCTGAAAAGCCTGGGCCGGATGAACGTGGCCGAAAAGCGCAAGCCCCAGGACGGCCGGGTGAAGACCAAAACGCCTGACGGTGGCGAGGTGGAGCTGCGGCTGTCGACGCTGCCCACGGCCTTCGGCGAAAAGATGGTCATGCGGATTTTTGACCCGGAAGTGCTGCTCAAGGACTTCGACCAGCTCGGATTCTCCGGCGATGACTTGCGTCGATGGGAGGGCATGACCCGACAGCCCAACGGCATCATTCTGGTGACCGGCCCGACAGGTTCCGGCAAGACCACCACGCTGTACACGACGCTGAAAATGCTGGCGACTTCGGAGGTGAACCTCTGCACCATCGAAGACCCGATCGAGATGGTTGAGCCTGCGTTCAATCAGATGCAGGTGCAGCACAACATTGATTTGACCTTTGCCAGCGGCGTGCGCGCGCTGATGCGGCAAGACCCGGACATCATCATGATCGGCGAGATTCGCGACCTGGAAACCGCAGAAATGGCGATTCAGGCGGCGTTGACCGGTCACTTGGTGCTGTCGACGCTGCACACCAACGACGCGCCCAGCGCCATTAGCCGTCTGCTGGAGTTGGGTGTGCCGCATTATCTGCTCAAGGCAACGATCCTCGGCGTGATGGCGCAGCGTCTGGTGCGTACGCTGTGCCCGCACTGCAAGGCGCCGATCGAAATGGATGAGGTGGACTGGCAGACCCTGACGCGGCCATGGCAGGCGCCGGTGCCCACCGGCGCGCATCGGGCCGTGGGTTGCGCGGAGTGCCGCGACACGGGCTATCGCGGGCGTGCGGGGGTGTACGAAATCATGCTGATGTCGGACGCCGTGAAGTCGCTGATCACGGCGGACCTGGACCTGACGGCGTTGCGCCGTCAGGGCTTCAAAGACGGCATGCGCAGCCTGCGCTTGTCCGGCGCACAGAAGGTCGCGGCGGGCCTGACGACGGTTGAAGAGGTGCTACGCGTGACACCGCAGAGCGAGCAGCGTTAG
- a CDS encoding Lrp/AsnC family transcriptional regulator, whose amino-acid sequence MQTDLDAYDRKILALLQEDASLSSAQIAEQVGLSQSPCWRRIQRLKDEGVIRRQVTLLDRKKIGLNTQIFAEVKLNAHGRSNFTEFTEAIRSFPEVLECYVLMGSVDFLLRIVTPDIEAYERFFFEKLSLVPGIQEVNSTVALSEIKSTTSLPIGR is encoded by the coding sequence ATGCAAACTGACCTGGATGCCTACGACCGGAAGATTCTCGCGCTGCTGCAGGAGGATGCGTCGCTGTCCAGCGCGCAAATCGCCGAGCAGGTGGGCCTGTCGCAATCGCCTTGCTGGCGCAGGATCCAGCGGCTCAAAGATGAGGGCGTTATCCGACGGCAGGTGACGCTGCTGGATCGCAAGAAGATCGGCTTGAATACGCAAATTTTTGCAGAGGTGAAACTCAACGCCCACGGTCGGTCCAACTTCACTGAATTCACCGAGGCAATCCGTAGTTTCCCGGAAGTGCTGGAGTGTTATGTGCTAATGGGGTCGGTGGACTTTTTGCTGCGTATCGTGACGCCGGACATCGAAGCGTACGAGCGATTCTTCTTCGAAAAGCTCTCGCTGGTGCCGGGGATTCAAGAGGTGAATTCGACCGTGGCGCTGTCGGAAATCAAATCGACGACGAGCTTGCCAATTGGCAGATAG
- a CDS encoding CYTH domain-containing protein has protein sequence MQKETEIKLRVSRETLIALREHPLLKKRNKGGWERLELFNQYFDTPERELAHAKVALRLRRDGDAIIQTLKTRGQSVAGLSERNEYNWDVPKAKLDLKKLDGECWPEQLADLDKKTIKPVFTTDFVREKAEIAWGRGKTKVVIEAALDLGKVVAGKQQEEICELELELREGDPAALLELAAELAEKLPLMPCDISKAERGYRLFDASSYSIKLPTPELHGELSVDDAFNAIAWFLLGSSQRLAEQYRFNGHWSLLQEWVEVLAELRALAGSLGQAAPRSTTHDLRAALDALLEDWRTLVLAGQEDGDVRAAAHEQFIEELQDTRWGLFSLTTSRWLMARSWTVERNNRGNRQGHAMLSSWVPRFLGDEATALNLPRYQQQPEDLAEQLPRIERIQVWLHYARQALDLPELDRLYGELNKLEQLAHLDITDEILDARMQQTITVLQSRAWKTLLKL, from the coding sequence ATGCAGAAAGAAACCGAAATCAAACTCCGCGTCAGCCGCGAAACCCTCATAGCCCTGCGCGAGCACCCGTTGCTGAAGAAGCGCAACAAGGGTGGCTGGGAGCGGTTGGAGCTGTTCAATCAGTACTTCGACACTCCCGAGCGTGAGCTGGCCCATGCCAAAGTTGCGCTGCGCCTTCGCCGCGATGGCGACGCAATCATTCAGACCCTCAAGACCCGCGGCCAGAGCGTGGCGGGCCTGTCCGAGCGCAACGAATACAACTGGGACGTGCCCAAGGCCAAGCTGGACCTAAAGAAGCTCGACGGCGAATGCTGGCCCGAGCAACTGGCGGATCTGGACAAGAAAACCATCAAGCCGGTGTTCACCACTGATTTCGTCCGCGAGAAAGCGGAAATCGCTTGGGGCCGTGGCAAGACCAAGGTGGTGATCGAAGCAGCGCTGGACCTGGGCAAGGTTGTCGCCGGCAAGCAGCAGGAAGAAATATGCGAGCTGGAACTGGAGTTGCGCGAAGGCGACCCTGCCGCGCTGCTGGAACTGGCCGCAGAGCTGGCCGAGAAGCTGCCGCTGATGCCCTGCGATATCAGCAAGGCCGAGCGTGGCTATCGCCTGTTCGACGCCAGCAGCTACTCGATCAAGTTGCCGACGCCCGAGCTGCATGGCGAACTCTCGGTAGACGACGCGTTTAACGCCATCGCCTGGTTCCTGCTCGGCAGCAGCCAGCGTCTGGCCGAGCAATACCGTTTCAATGGTCACTGGAGCCTGTTGCAGGAGTGGGTCGAAGTGCTCGCTGAACTGCGCGCTCTGGCCGGCAGCCTGGGCCAAGCCGCTCCGCGCTCAACGACCCATGACCTGCGCGCCGCGCTGGACGCCTTGCTGGAAGACTGGCGCACGCTGGTGCTCGCCGGCCAGGAAGATGGCGACGTACGCGCCGCTGCCCATGAGCAGTTCATCGAAGAGTTGCAGGACACCCGCTGGGGCCTGTTCTCACTGACCACCTCACGCTGGTTGATGGCGCGCAGCTGGACAGTCGAGCGCAATAATCGTGGCAATCGTCAGGGCCACGCGATGCTCAGCAGCTGGGTACCGCGTTTCCTGGGCGATGAAGCGACCGCGCTGAACCTGCCGCGCTACCAGCAGCAGCCGGAAGACCTTGCCGAGCAACTGCCACGCATCGAGCGCATCCAGGTCTGGCTGCACTATGCCCGCCAGGCCCTCGACCTGCCTGAGCTGGACCGCTTGTATGGCGAGTTGAACAAGCTCGAGCAACTGGCGCACCTGGACATCACCGACGAAATCCTCGATGCCCGCATGCAGCAGACCATCACCGTGCTGCAAAGCCGGGCGTGGAAGACATTGCTGAAGTTGTAA
- the argE gene encoding acetylornithine deacetylase translates to MPLPSMKDQFAALIAAPSVSCTQLALDQSNRAVIDLLAGWLGDLGFACDIQQVSPGKFNLLATYGTGPGGLVLAGHSDTVPYDDALWKTDPLKLTEVDGNWVGLGSCDMKGFFALAIEALQPLLDQPFKQPLIILATCDEESSMAGAKALAAADGVLGRAAVIGEPTRLKPVRLHKGVMMERIEILGRSGHSSDPSLGRSALEAMYDAIGELKGLRRQWQEQHRNPQFSVPQPTLNFGCIHGGDNPNRICGQCSLEFDLRPLPGMDPEVLRAAIRQKLQPVAELHQVQIDYAPLFSEVSPFEESADAELVRIAERLTGHTAEAVAFGTEAPYLQRLGCETIVMGPGDIACAHQPGEYLEMSRLQPTVRLLRQLIEHYCLATP, encoded by the coding sequence ATGCCGTTGCCGTCCATGAAAGACCAGTTCGCCGCCCTGATCGCCGCGCCGTCTGTGAGCTGTACGCAGCTCGCGCTCGACCAGTCCAATCGCGCCGTCATTGACCTGCTGGCGGGCTGGCTGGGCGATCTGGGTTTCGCCTGCGACATCCAGCAGGTAAGCCCCGGCAAGTTCAATCTGCTGGCGACGTATGGAACTGGCCCCGGCGGGCTGGTGCTGGCGGGCCACAGCGATACCGTTCCTTACGACGATGCATTGTGGAAGACCGATCCGCTGAAGCTGACCGAAGTCGACGGCAACTGGGTAGGACTGGGCAGCTGCGACATGAAGGGCTTTTTCGCGCTGGCCATCGAGGCGCTTCAACCGCTGCTCGATCAGCCGTTCAAGCAGCCGCTGATCATTCTCGCCACCTGCGACGAAGAAAGCTCGATGGCCGGTGCCAAGGCATTGGCTGCGGCGGACGGTGTGCTGGGTCGCGCGGCGGTTATTGGCGAGCCGACGCGCCTCAAGCCGGTCCGCCTGCACAAGGGCGTGATGATGGAGCGCATCGAGATTCTCGGCCGCAGCGGTCACTCCTCTGACCCGAGCCTGGGGCGTAGCGCCCTTGAAGCCATGTACGACGCCATCGGCGAGCTTAAAGGCCTGCGCCGCCAATGGCAGGAGCAACACCGCAATCCGCAGTTCAGCGTGCCGCAACCGACCCTGAACTTCGGCTGCATCCATGGCGGCGACAACCCGAACCGGATCTGCGGGCAATGCTCGCTGGAGTTCGACCTGCGCCCGCTGCCGGGCATGGACCCTGAAGTGCTGCGCGCGGCGATTCGGCAGAAGCTGCAACCCGTTGCCGAACTCCATCAGGTGCAGATCGATTACGCGCCACTGTTTTCGGAAGTCTCACCGTTTGAAGAAAGCGCCGACGCGGAACTGGTGCGAATCGCCGAGCGTTTGACCGGTCATACGGCCGAAGCAGTGGCATTTGGCACCGAAGCGCCTTATCTTCAGCGCCTTGGTTGCGAAACCATCGTGATGGGGCCCGGGGACATTGCCTGCGCGCACCAGCCCGGTGAGTATCTTGAAATGTCACGTTTGCAGCCTACAGTGCGTCTGTTACGTCAATTGATCGAACATTACTGCCTGGCTACCCCTTGA